One window of Kryptolebias marmoratus isolate JLee-2015 linkage group LG3, ASM164957v2, whole genome shotgun sequence genomic DNA carries:
- the iqce gene encoding IQ domain-containing protein E, translating to MFSAATKMSLDTSDVQTDEEELVEDGFSLPADIPSEKICQRTSRKNSSGKPPPSPRSPYLCSLNLNSRRAAVGAWRRQRASSGDAGGDNSGESCSARLTSLSNGHDAPQTFGSDTDDSPQLQKQKVSTRTHKPLHFASNGFTVGAGEHMEKEDMYDEIIRLKKSLHAQKSDNQQMKARLRRLEEDNAKREKQIEELLDPRKGSEYTRSLVDKKKEGSVVVNGLKQRILKLEQQCREKENALSKLQSDLRTTNLEELRITVDVYFEEIQRLRTLLEAAEKSSRAESKCSQRQQRALSSTVHRLAENLKQLQQENVALREELNTDSPAGGLKGYREWSKQRLLRRLLEVEKRLKDSRRHTQSAKGSGGRLQEEVQATLTEAPGVAVTTATMVSVGTVTEEAEEIAGLRERLSQSVHDRAELQETLSSKEDEVAQLRTERDELERQNAEQKTLSDREGQQHRQELEQLLARIQTLEEDGHKLVRAELSSPPPTVAGSHEDTQSGANQEEEEEEEEERDTGRIKEKGVEGDDESGADAEMKEREKAALIIQTNWRQHRQRDIVMLQSVLRGHVFRESQLKVLVKDAQNKPTDSSNCNDAANPVGGELEVALTMIQSAFRGHLARCSSAIKSSGFAVPSPVENSQPALVPRRAGLTHTHTGTESLSSNAEKDLKQEDLWPVSRTSVSRMSHTRAQRELRSTAEFDADAAADSDDSDDIIVSPSRPLRSREVLML from the exons ATGTTCAGCGCAGCTACTAAGATGTCTTTGGACACGAGTGACGTTCAGACCGATGAAGAGGAGCTG GTCGAGGATGGGTTTTCTCTCCCTGCTGATATCCCTTCAGAAAAG ATCTGTCAGAGAACAAGTAGAAAAAATTCCTCTGGCAAGCCTCCCCCTTCTCCAA GGTCCCCGTACCTCTGCAGTTTGAACTTGAACTCCAGGAGAGCGGCGGTGGGTGCGTGGAGGCGGCAGAGGGCCTCCTCGGGGGACGCTGGAGGGGACAATTCAGGGGAGAGTTGCTCAGCTCGCCTCACATCTCTCAGCAACGGCCACG ATGCGCCTCAGACATTCGGTTCAGACACTGACGACAGCCCACAgcttcagaaacagaaagtgaGCACGAGGACGCACAAACCTCTTCACTTCGCCTCCAACG GTTTTACTGTCGGTGCAGGCGAGCACATGGAGAAGGAGGACATGTACGACGAGATCATTCGCCTCAAGAAG AGTCTCCACGCTCAGAAATCTGACAACCAACAGATGAAAGCCAGACTGCGGCGCCTGGAGGAAGACAACGctaaaagagagaaacagattGAGGAACTGTTGGACCCCAGAAAA ggaTCTGAGTACACTCGCAGTCTGGTGGACAAGAAAAAAGAGGGGAGCGTG GTTGTCAATGGGCTGAAGCAGAGAATCCTGAAGCTGGAGCAACAgtgcagagagaaagaaaatgcttTAAG TAAACTACAAAGTGATCTGAGAACGACAAacctggaggagctgaggatCACCGTGGATGTTTACTTTGAGGAG ATCCAGAGGCTGAGGACGCTGCtagaagctgcagaaaaaag CAGTCGAGCAGAGAGTAAATGCTCCCAGAGGCAGCAGAGGGCCCTGAGCTCCACAGTCCATCGCCTGGCCGAGAACCTGAAGCAGCTTCAGCAGGAGAACGTGGCACTGAGAGAGGAGCTGAACACCGACAGCCCTGCTGGTGGACTTAAAG GTTACAGAGAGTGGAGTAAACAGAGACTGCTGAGACGGCTGTTAGAGGTGGAGAAG AGGCTGAAGGACAGCAGAAGACACACCCAGTCCGCAAAAGGCAGCGGCGGCAGACTGCAGGAGGAGGTCCAGGCCACGCTCACCGAGGCCCCGGGGGTTGCCGTGACAACGGCGACCATGGTCTCCGTGGGAACCGTCACCGAGGAAGCCGAGGAGATCGCTGGTCTGAGGGAGCGTCTCAGCCAATCGGTGCATGACAGGGCGGAGCTACAGGAGACGCTGTCAAGTAAAGA GGATGAAGTGGCACAGCTGAGGACGGAAAGGGACGAGCTGGAGAGACAGAACGCTGAACAGAAGACACTATCTGACCGTGAGGGACAGCAGCACAG AcaggagctggagcagctgctggCGAGGATCCAAACTCTGGAGGAGGACGGACACAAACTTGTGAGGGCTgagctctcctctcctcctcccacgGTGGCAGGGAGTCACGAGGACACCCAGAGCGGCGCgaaccaggaggaggaggaggaggaggaagaggagcgggACACTGGACGCATTAAAGAGAAGGGGGTGGAAGGAGATGATGAATCTGGAGCTGATGCTGAGAtgaaggaaagagaaaaggCAGCTTTGATCATTCAGACAAACTGGAGGCAGCACAGACAGAGG GACATCGTGATGCTGCAGTCAGTTTTAAGGGGCCATGTCTTCAGAGAGTCGCAGCTCAAGGTCCTGGTGAAAGATGCACAGAATAAG CCGACGGACTCGTCAAACTGCAACGATGCAGCCAATCCTGTCGGCGGAGAGCTGGAGGTTGCCTTGACGATGATCCAGTCCGCATTCAGGGGACATCTGGCTCGTTGTAGTTCTGCAATAAAGAG CTCAGGGTTTGCTGTGCCTTCTCCGGTTGAAAACAGTCAGCCTGCTCTGGTACCAAGACGGGCTGGCctgacacacacccacacag GTACCGAATCCCTCAGTAGTAACGCTGAAAAGGATCTCAAGCAAGAAGACCTCTGGCCTGTCTCGAGAACGTCTGTCTCCAGGATGTCACACACACGAG CCCAAAGAGAGCTCCGTTCCACGGCGGAGTTTGATGCAGACGCTGCAGCTGATTCAGACGATTCTGACGACATCATTGTGTCTCCGTCACGTCCACTGAGAAGCCGAGAAGTTCTGATGTTATAG